The following are encoded together in the Streptomyces sp. NBC_01465 genome:
- a CDS encoding SUKH-4 family immunity protein: MCSVLGHDISVSELRDIAVESELIEFEPEHELSVRFTWEHTARDLRLQTPADVFGEVQHETVRRLLTGWDDPTTASYGARALPAHAAAGHCFEEFLNVPYAVAMCRREPLLEGLRAAFPDTVQGGSRAADLHYVSAQETVFSSHADWVAFLHHNAMCWGDTERAEALAAGAGPLPWTTVWAMQRPGGSPMAPHVWTGRIEELNADPDGIHVISTNEDGSELIWDAADGQLCDADAQTSSVRTESPAPVAQWRAEADWNQVVVHENADTGTERVLPAPRSEAAVGVGEVVVVGSPTGLYAVTVGAPETAPKSPLQALPYIGPTARITPRPFDERCRRPSPSRLGELFGADHVHTLGADRIPSGITHQDTRDHLSHTGFPAVAGFYSLQTENLTESGLVETPWQGTHSSEIPLGDGPFYRLGHWIGGILLLDGSTGRVLRRTTPNAVDADRPGDPLAATTLSRFTAMIALQWQYMLAYTQSTGIDSEDLLTELRSWLSAIDPVAVANRSWQHVLDSENFPYL, from the coding sequence ATGTGCTCTGTCCTCGGGCACGACATCAGCGTCTCCGAACTCCGCGACATCGCTGTCGAATCGGAGCTGATCGAATTCGAGCCCGAGCACGAGTTGTCGGTGCGGTTCACGTGGGAACACACCGCGAGGGACCTGCGGCTTCAGACCCCCGCCGACGTGTTCGGCGAAGTGCAGCACGAAACGGTTCGCCGCCTCCTCACTGGCTGGGACGACCCGACAACCGCCTCCTACGGAGCCCGGGCGCTCCCGGCCCACGCTGCTGCAGGACACTGCTTCGAAGAGTTCCTCAACGTCCCGTACGCAGTGGCGATGTGCAGGCGCGAGCCTCTGCTGGAGGGCTTGCGCGCGGCCTTCCCCGACACCGTCCAGGGAGGCAGCCGGGCCGCGGACCTGCATTACGTCTCCGCACAGGAGACCGTCTTCTCCTCCCACGCCGACTGGGTGGCATTCCTGCATCACAACGCCATGTGCTGGGGCGACACGGAGCGCGCCGAGGCGCTCGCGGCCGGTGCGGGCCCCCTGCCGTGGACGACCGTATGGGCAATGCAGCGTCCTGGCGGGTCCCCCATGGCTCCACACGTCTGGACGGGCCGGATCGAGGAGCTGAACGCCGATCCGGACGGCATCCATGTGATCAGTACCAATGAGGACGGCTCGGAACTCATCTGGGACGCGGCCGACGGACAGCTCTGCGACGCCGACGCCCAGACCTCTTCCGTACGGACCGAATCGCCTGCTCCTGTCGCGCAGTGGCGGGCCGAGGCGGACTGGAATCAGGTAGTCGTCCATGAGAACGCCGATACGGGTACGGAGCGCGTACTGCCGGCACCCCGGAGCGAGGCCGCCGTGGGCGTCGGTGAAGTCGTGGTGGTCGGCTCCCCCACCGGTCTCTACGCCGTCACCGTCGGCGCACCGGAAACCGCTCCGAAGTCCCCGCTCCAAGCGCTGCCGTACATCGGGCCGACGGCCCGCATCACACCTCGTCCGTTCGACGAACGGTGCCGCCGCCCCTCGCCCTCCCGCCTGGGCGAGCTCTTCGGCGCTGACCACGTCCACACCTTGGGAGCCGACCGGATCCCTTCCGGGATCACTCACCAGGACACCCGCGACCACCTGTCGCACACGGGTTTCCCCGCCGTAGCCGGCTTCTACAGCCTTCAGACGGAAAACCTGACCGAGTCCGGGCTCGTGGAAACTCCTTGGCAAGGCACGCACTCGTCCGAAATCCCGCTCGGCGACGGGCCGTTCTACCGGCTCGGCCACTGGATCGGCGGCATCCTCCTCCTCGATGGATCCACCGGTCGCGTTCTGCGCCGGACCACCCCGAACGCCGTCGACGCCGACCGGCCCGGCGACCCGCTCGCCGCCACCACGCTGTCCCGGTTCACGGCGATGATTGCCTTGCAGTGGCAGTACATGCTCGCCTACACGCAGTCCACCGGCATCGACTCCGAAGACCTTCTGACCGAACTCCGCTCATGGCTGTCCGCCATCGACCCTGTTGCCGTGGCCAATCGGTCCTGGCAGCACGTGCTCGACTCGGAGAACTTCCCCTACCTGTAA
- a CDS encoding toxin glutamine deamidase domain-containing protein, whose protein sequence is MMLPGELEWVLEMLGFDWPTADEDKMMESATVWRKFAQDVRALHDASNTAASTVLKANSGDSIDKFRTTYEKFGGGSGGDGHLANAAMAAEIIAGVMDAAAYLVIACKVAVIVQLIALAIEIIAAQAAAPFTFGLSEVGALGATAATKMIVRRVLKELKDALIDAIIEAVKEPATSAIEAMISDLIAQTLNVSFGAQQGYNLGRTAGAGKDAAWDAIKQTPQTLAEGVRDSLGEKAGHRARHAVDSRLDGSHGADGDSGSGSGSGSNSSSGDGDSSTDSGSDSSDSGSDSGSDSQTNSGDGNTNSNSNSTVSADANVNTGNGTNIGGGISADTGSGVDASADVGSRTAPDPGSSTPDSASPQSGPLPSNSSPDSTLSDFDDQGPSPANPGPSNAPSSDGGTDASTASPSSGPSGNGGLPSSPTPHSAPTPSGSTDSGSSSNNGRGISMSVDNLAATAPAPQHHATPTPSASDGPSTSRPDGNSSIPTSPNTQGSGSSTPTSRPSAGPSPSGRTPSPSSPSPSTSSPSTPSHTTSPGSSGPRSTPSSPSSPSGPAASTPSSTSPSTPRGSAPTSTSTAPSSNSPTTNPSSTSSTPPSSTPSTSSTPSRATPPSSGTPDAGPGSNSPRPTPSTPGTPGTPPGSTPTPGNNTPGTPNTPHTPNASPQNPSPSPASTPATTPSGQHNTTVPAPVHTVAHTAPATPTAHIPQQQSDSPAHQAPTSSTRNTTPPGGVTHPTHAEQSALDDSVPRDADGNPTRPPDPADGPWVQRINGEGADAPGRNNNCVDVALSTADTFSGNPTAAAARTPDTGPDGLPSDRGETNGRNRIENALGARFSDMGDGRSAFNRLENTLRDSGHGSQAVIITQDANGRAHAWNAVNHNGRITYIDAQTGRTSQTPLHDGKNGVFAVPLDANRRPVTPTATPASTSAAKTPTASQPNHEPATAPAEGRRAPEAPAGSPAQADDGTDQPAGDPQQGEHPRLVDPETVDSTPHHGMYPMPDQQNLRQSNDVRQVDMDHVHQQLNAWMEPHPVHHEDGTQTTRIPLVDAMQASTPPSTADGSPPPVTLRQSDLNRILPGFSDLHPGEQGAVVASLARLSHKFHAAHAVGASPEHTPGQRSHGAEAHGKVRNWPAKTREEQELKDAISAEFKNSGIAGALRDSGEHRPDFSGRNYAVLELHDPTTGETSYLVDSSYPNVDGENGKHSESNILDYLDQVNSGRGEDSQYKPIGLFTDREPCGRGQGYANCSRALSERVPGVDVYYGTGYRKNARVDESEEYAGVNHKAEYDRDIARNLAALGKVWVRAMAEGGLRTPA, encoded by the coding sequence ATGATGCTGCCAGGTGAGCTCGAGTGGGTCCTCGAGATGCTCGGCTTCGACTGGCCGACGGCGGACGAGGACAAGATGATGGAGTCCGCCACGGTGTGGCGGAAGTTCGCGCAGGACGTACGCGCGCTCCACGACGCGTCGAACACGGCGGCCTCGACCGTCCTCAAGGCCAACTCGGGCGACTCGATCGACAAGTTCCGTACGACGTACGAGAAGTTCGGCGGGGGTTCGGGCGGGGACGGGCACCTCGCGAACGCGGCGATGGCGGCGGAGATCATCGCGGGGGTGATGGACGCCGCCGCGTATCTGGTCATCGCCTGCAAGGTGGCGGTGATCGTCCAGCTCATCGCGCTGGCCATCGAGATCATCGCCGCGCAGGCGGCCGCGCCGTTCACCTTCGGGCTCTCGGAGGTGGGTGCGCTCGGGGCGACAGCGGCGACCAAGATGATCGTCCGGCGGGTCCTCAAGGAGCTCAAGGACGCCCTGATCGACGCGATCATCGAGGCGGTCAAGGAGCCGGCGACCTCCGCGATCGAGGCGATGATCAGCGACCTGATCGCGCAGACGCTCAATGTCAGCTTCGGTGCGCAGCAGGGCTACAACCTGGGGCGTACGGCGGGGGCGGGCAAGGACGCCGCCTGGGACGCGATCAAGCAGACGCCGCAGACGCTGGCCGAGGGCGTACGGGACAGCCTGGGCGAGAAGGCCGGGCACCGGGCGCGGCACGCGGTGGACAGCCGGCTGGACGGGAGCCACGGGGCGGACGGGGATTCCGGGTCCGGGTCCGGGTCCGGCTCCAACTCCTCCTCCGGGGACGGGGATTCGAGTACGGACTCGGGATCGGACTCCTCCGACTCCGGGTCCGACTCCGGCTCCGATTCGCAGACGAACTCCGGCGACGGCAACACCAACTCCAACTCCAACTCCACGGTCTCGGCCGACGCCAACGTCAACACGGGCAACGGCACGAACATCGGCGGCGGCATATCCGCCGACACCGGCTCGGGCGTCGACGCCTCGGCGGACGTCGGTTCGCGTACGGCACCCGACCCCGGATCCAGCACCCCGGACTCCGCGTCGCCGCAGAGCGGGCCGCTCCCGTCGAACTCCTCCCCGGACTCCACCCTCTCGGACTTCGACGACCAGGGACCGTCACCGGCGAACCCCGGCCCGTCCAACGCGCCCTCGTCCGACGGCGGTACGGATGCGAGTACGGCATCCCCGTCGTCCGGCCCCTCGGGCAACGGCGGCCTCCCGTCCTCCCCCACGCCCCACTCCGCCCCGACACCGTCGGGGTCGACCGACTCCGGCTCCTCGTCGAACAACGGGCGCGGGATCAGCATGTCGGTGGACAACCTGGCCGCCACGGCTCCGGCGCCGCAGCACCACGCGACCCCGACGCCCAGCGCGTCGGACGGCCCGTCCACCTCGCGCCCGGACGGCAACAGCTCGATCCCGACGAGCCCCAACACACAGGGCTCCGGCTCCAGTACGCCCACCTCGCGCCCGAGCGCGGGTCCTTCGCCGTCGGGCCGTACGCCGTCCCCGTCGTCACCCTCCCCTTCTACGTCGTCGCCGTCGACGCCGTCGCACACGACGAGTCCGGGCAGCTCCGGGCCGAGGAGCACGCCGTCCTCACCGTCGTCGCCCAGCGGCCCGGCGGCCTCGACCCCGTCCTCCACGTCTCCTTCGACCCCTCGGGGATCGGCGCCGACCTCGACGAGCACCGCCCCGTCATCGAACTCCCCGACCACGAACCCGTCGTCGACGTCCTCGACCCCGCCGTCGTCCACTCCGTCCACCTCGTCGACGCCGTCCAGGGCGACACCGCCGTCGTCGGGCACACCGGACGCCGGCCCGGGCTCCAACTCCCCGCGCCCCACGCCGAGTACACCGGGCACACCCGGTACGCCGCCCGGCAGCACGCCCACACCGGGCAACAACACCCCCGGCACCCCGAACACGCCCCACACCCCGAACGCATCACCCCAGAACCCGAGCCCGAGCCCCGCCTCGACCCCGGCCACCACACCCTCCGGCCAGCACAACACCACCGTCCCGGCCCCGGTGCACACCGTGGCGCACACCGCCCCTGCCACCCCCACCGCGCACATCCCGCAGCAGCAGTCCGACTCCCCCGCGCACCAGGCCCCGACGTCCTCGACGCGCAACACCACCCCGCCCGGCGGCGTAACCCACCCCACGCACGCCGAACAGAGCGCGCTCGACGACTCCGTCCCGCGGGATGCCGACGGCAACCCGACCCGTCCGCCGGACCCGGCGGACGGCCCGTGGGTCCAGCGCATCAACGGCGAGGGGGCGGACGCTCCCGGCCGTAACAACAACTGCGTGGACGTGGCGCTCTCCACGGCCGACACCTTCTCCGGCAACCCGACGGCGGCAGCGGCCCGCACCCCCGACACCGGCCCCGACGGCCTGCCGTCCGACCGCGGCGAGACGAACGGCCGCAACCGCATCGAGAACGCGCTGGGCGCCCGCTTCAGCGACATGGGCGACGGCCGCAGCGCCTTCAACCGCCTGGAGAACACCCTCCGCGATTCGGGCCACGGCTCCCAGGCCGTGATCATCACTCAGGACGCCAACGGCCGGGCGCACGCATGGAACGCGGTCAACCACAACGGCCGCATCACGTACATCGACGCCCAGACGGGCCGCACGAGCCAAACGCCCCTGCACGACGGCAAGAACGGCGTCTTCGCGGTCCCGTTGGACGCGAACCGGCGACCCGTCACCCCTACGGCCACACCTGCGTCCACGAGCGCAGCCAAGACGCCGACGGCCTCTCAGCCGAACCACGAGCCGGCGACCGCACCGGCGGAGGGCCGCCGCGCCCCCGAAGCCCCTGCAGGGAGCCCCGCCCAGGCGGACGACGGCACGGATCAACCGGCAGGCGACCCACAGCAGGGGGAACATCCACGACTCGTGGATCCCGAAACTGTCGATTCGACACCGCATCACGGCATGTATCCCATGCCCGACCAGCAAAATCTGCGGCAGTCGAACGATGTCCGACAAGTCGACATGGACCATGTCCACCAGCAGCTCAATGCCTGGATGGAACCCCATCCGGTCCACCACGAGGACGGGACGCAGACAACCCGTATTCCGCTGGTCGATGCCATGCAGGCGAGCACGCCTCCCAGTACGGCCGACGGCTCGCCGCCCCCCGTCACACTCCGCCAGAGCGACCTCAACCGGATCCTGCCGGGCTTCTCCGACCTGCACCCGGGCGAACAGGGGGCCGTGGTCGCCTCCCTTGCGCGGCTCAGTCACAAGTTCCACGCGGCACACGCAGTCGGCGCAAGCCCGGAGCACACTCCCGGTCAACGCTCGCACGGCGCCGAAGCGCACGGCAAGGTGAGAAATTGGCCCGCGAAGACTCGCGAGGAGCAAGAACTCAAGGATGCGATTTCTGCGGAGTTCAAGAATTCAGGAATCGCTGGAGCCCTTCGAGACTCCGGTGAACATCGCCCAGATTTCAGCGGTCGAAATTATGCGGTACTCGAACTCCATGATCCGACCACCGGCGAGACAAGTTATCTCGTGGACAGTTCGTACCCGAATGTCGACGGAGAAAACGGCAAGCATTCCGAAAGCAACATTCTGGACTATCTCGACCAAGTGAATTCCGGCCGCGGCGAAGACTCCCAGTACAAGCCGATCGGCCTGTTCACGGACAGGGAACCCTGCGGAAGGGGGCAGGGGTACGCAAATTGCTCCCGCGCCCTGTCCGAGCGCGTACCCGGCGTGGACGTGTACTACGGCACCGGGTACAGAAAGAATGCGAGGGTCGACGAATCCGAAGAATACGCCGGCGTGAATCACAAGGCCGAATACGATCGCGATATCGCGAGGAACCTCGCAGCGCTTGGTAAGGTCTGGGTCCGGGCCATGGCAGAGGGCGGACTGCGGACCCCTGCATAA
- the eccCa gene encoding type VII secretion protein EccCa has translation MSVVIIKRQPRVQPPAVPDGEIRLESPPEIPREGDDSIWMNLLPLLGMFGSVAFFFMPGAPPYMKVVGSVMAASTVAMAVAQLVKSRAGGGATMGQDRRDYFRYLEQVRKDVHKTADLQYRAQVYQHPDPDQLWALAADGRRLWERRPTDADFASVRMGIGSQQLSTPLVAPETAPKEELEPLTAAAMKAFLDAHGRVSDLPVSVSLRAFYHVAICGDSDTVYGNARSVIGQLATMHSPEDLVVAVVAHPAASSDWDWIKWLPHSQHPKAKDGAGSSRLLFDDLGELEDALADQLADRPRWNREATPVYDQPHLLVILDGGTVPPDSELASSEGLQGVTFLEVAPGELEDELRGNLTAYLQPNALQLYVGRQSAYSGKPDLLSLEQAESLARQLAPYRVGSAEEGEPLLSNLDFTDLMGIGDAGSVDVSRTWRPRTQHERLRVPIGVGESGEPVMLDLKEASQEGMGPHGLCVGATGSGKSEVLRTLVLGLAVTHSSETLNFILADFKGGATFAGMADMPHTAAVITNLADDLTLIDRMRDSITGETQRRQELLRSAGNYANIHDYEKARAAGAPLEPLPSLVMVLDEFSELLTAKPDFIDMFIQIGRIGRSLGVHLLLASQRLEEGKLRGLDTYLSYRIGLRTFSAAESRTAIGVPDAYHLPSIPGSGYLRYDTDTMVRFKAAYVSGAYHGEGPARAQRSTRLRPALFTAEHVELPPQPVIEEPEAPARIDDALAETVLDVLVGKMANQGPPAHQVWLPPLDEAPSLEQLLPALAVTPERGLTAPEYTALGRLNVPVGLVDKPFEQRRDVLYRDFSAGQGHGLFVGGPQSGKSTLLRTLISSFALTHTPSEVQFYCLDFGGGSLISMEDIAHVGGVANRLDGEKVRRTVSEVTGILNAREEYFRANNVDSITTYRQRRASGQLPDQPWGDVFLVIDGWGTFKTDYEQLEPSITDIAMRGLGFGVHVIITASRYTEVRPALKDMLQNRVELRLGDPTESEVDRKVAQNVPAGASGRGLSPDKLHFMTALPRIDGSSQTEDLSDATGALIRAVNESWQGAPAPVVRLLPTLLEADRLPKGFEHPELGVAFGIDEQALAPVFIDFEADPHFIVFGESESGKSAVLRLLVKQITERYSPDQAKIVMGDYRRAHLEGIPESHLSRYCASAPALAETIQGLAGSLQRRMPGPDVTPEQLRNRSWYNSPDAFVIVDDYDLVASGQNPLSPLLEYLPFARDVGLRLIIARASGGASRSLYEPIMQRMRELGAQGIVLSGDKAEGQLLGNVAPQQLPPGRGTFHTRRRGGQMVQTGWLPARH, from the coding sequence GTGAGCGTCGTCATCATCAAACGACAGCCGCGGGTCCAGCCGCCGGCCGTCCCGGACGGCGAGATCAGACTCGAATCGCCGCCCGAGATTCCGCGGGAGGGTGACGACAGCATCTGGATGAACCTGCTGCCGCTGCTCGGTATGTTCGGTTCTGTCGCCTTCTTCTTCATGCCGGGCGCACCGCCCTACATGAAGGTCGTCGGGTCTGTCATGGCGGCCTCGACGGTCGCCATGGCCGTGGCCCAGCTGGTCAAGTCGAGGGCCGGTGGCGGCGCGACGATGGGCCAGGACCGGCGTGACTACTTCCGCTACCTGGAGCAGGTCCGCAAGGACGTGCACAAGACCGCTGACCTGCAGTACCGCGCGCAGGTCTACCAGCACCCGGACCCGGACCAGCTGTGGGCGCTGGCCGCCGACGGCAGGCGGTTGTGGGAGCGGCGTCCGACGGACGCCGACTTCGCTTCCGTACGCATGGGAATCGGCAGCCAGCAGCTGTCCACCCCGCTGGTCGCGCCCGAGACGGCGCCCAAGGAGGAGCTGGAGCCGCTGACGGCTGCGGCGATGAAGGCCTTCCTCGACGCACACGGGCGGGTTTCCGATCTGCCCGTTTCTGTGTCGCTTCGCGCCTTTTATCATGTGGCGATCTGCGGCGATTCGGACACGGTCTACGGCAACGCCCGTTCCGTGATCGGGCAGTTGGCCACCATGCACTCCCCCGAGGACCTGGTGGTCGCGGTGGTCGCGCACCCGGCCGCCTCGTCGGACTGGGACTGGATCAAGTGGCTGCCGCACAGCCAGCACCCGAAGGCGAAGGACGGCGCGGGCTCGTCCCGGCTGCTCTTCGACGACCTCGGTGAGCTGGAGGACGCGCTCGCCGACCAGCTGGCCGACCGGCCGCGCTGGAACCGCGAGGCGACGCCGGTCTACGACCAGCCGCATCTGCTGGTGATCCTCGACGGCGGCACGGTCCCGCCCGACTCCGAACTGGCCAGCTCCGAGGGGCTGCAGGGCGTCACCTTCCTGGAGGTCGCGCCCGGCGAGCTGGAGGACGAGCTGCGGGGCAACCTGACCGCGTATCTGCAGCCGAACGCGCTGCAGCTGTACGTGGGGCGCCAGTCGGCTTACAGCGGGAAGCCGGACCTGCTGAGCCTGGAGCAGGCCGAGTCGCTGGCCCGCCAGCTCGCGCCGTACCGCGTGGGAAGCGCCGAGGAGGGCGAACCGCTGCTCTCCAACCTGGACTTCACCGACCTCATGGGGATCGGTGACGCAGGTTCTGTGGATGTTTCGCGTACGTGGCGGCCGCGCACCCAGCACGAGCGGCTGCGCGTGCCGATCGGTGTCGGCGAGAGCGGCGAGCCGGTCATGCTGGACCTCAAGGAGGCCTCGCAGGAGGGCATGGGCCCGCACGGGCTGTGTGTCGGGGCGACCGGTTCCGGCAAGTCCGAGGTGCTGCGAACTCTGGTGCTCGGCCTGGCCGTTACTCACTCGTCCGAGACGCTGAACTTCATCCTCGCGGACTTCAAGGGTGGTGCGACCTTCGCCGGTATGGCGGACATGCCGCACACCGCTGCCGTCATCACGAACCTCGCCGACGACCTCACGCTGATCGACCGTATGCGCGACTCGATCACGGGTGAGACGCAGCGCCGGCAGGAGCTGCTGCGGTCCGCGGGCAACTACGCCAACATCCACGACTACGAGAAGGCGCGTGCCGCCGGTGCTCCGCTGGAGCCGCTGCCCTCGCTGGTCATGGTGCTCGACGAGTTCTCCGAGCTGCTGACCGCCAAGCCGGACTTCATCGACATGTTCATCCAGATCGGGCGCATCGGGCGTTCGCTGGGTGTGCATCTGCTGCTCGCCTCGCAGCGTCTGGAGGAGGGCAAGCTGCGCGGGCTCGACACGTACCTCTCGTACCGCATCGGTCTGCGTACCTTCTCCGCCGCAGAGTCGCGGACCGCGATCGGTGTGCCGGACGCCTATCACCTGCCGTCGATCCCGGGTTCCGGGTATCTGCGGTACGACACCGACACCATGGTCCGCTTCAAGGCGGCGTACGTGTCGGGGGCGTACCACGGCGAGGGTCCCGCGAGGGCGCAGCGCTCGACGCGGCTGCGGCCCGCGCTCTTCACCGCCGAGCACGTGGAGCTGCCTCCGCAGCCGGTGATCGAGGAGCCGGAGGCTCCGGCGCGGATCGACGACGCGCTGGCCGAGACCGTGCTCGACGTACTCGTCGGGAAGATGGCCAACCAGGGCCCTCCGGCCCACCAGGTGTGGCTCCCTCCGCTGGACGAGGCGCCGTCGCTGGAGCAGTTGCTGCCGGCGCTCGCGGTGACTCCGGAGCGGGGTCTGACCGCGCCCGAGTACACGGCGCTGGGGCGGCTCAATGTGCCCGTCGGTCTGGTCGACAAGCCCTTCGAGCAGCGGCGTGACGTGCTCTACCGGGACTTCTCGGCCGGTCAGGGCCACGGTCTGTTCGTGGGTGGTCCGCAGTCCGGCAAGTCGACGCTGCTGAGGACGCTCATTTCGTCGTTCGCGCTGACGCACACACCGAGCGAAGTGCAGTTCTACTGCCTGGACTTCGGTGGTGGATCGCTGATTTCCATGGAGGACATCGCCCATGTGGGTGGCGTCGCCAACCGACTGGACGGCGAGAAGGTCCGCCGTACGGTCAGCGAGGTCACGGGGATCCTGAACGCGCGGGAGGAGTACTTCCGCGCCAACAACGTCGACTCGATCACGACCTACCGTCAGCGGCGGGCCTCGGGGCAGCTGCCCGACCAGCCGTGGGGTGACGTCTTCCTCGTCATCGACGGCTGGGGCACCTTCAAGACGGACTACGAGCAGCTCGAGCCGTCGATCACCGACATCGCGATGCGCGGTCTGGGCTTCGGTGTCCACGTGATCATCACCGCGAGCCGGTACACCGAGGTGCGTCCCGCGCTCAAGGACATGCTGCAGAACCGTGTGGAGCTGCGGCTCGGTGACCCGACGGAGTCCGAGGTCGACCGCAAGGTCGCGCAGAACGTTCCTGCCGGTGCGTCGGGCCGTGGTCTGAGCCCCGACAAGCTGCACTTCATGACGGCGCTGCCGCGCATCGACGGCTCCTCGCAGACGGAGGATCTGTCGGACGCGACGGGCGCGCTGATCAGGGCGGTCAACGAGAGCTGGCAGGGGGCTCCGGCTCCGGTCGTACGGCTGCTGCCGACGCTCCTCGAGGCGGACCGGCTGCCCAAGGGGTTCGAACACCCGGAGCTGGGTGTCGCGTTCGGTATCGACGAGCAGGCGCTCGCGCCGGTCTTCATCGACTTCGAGGCGGACCCGCACTTCATCGTCTTCGGCGAGAGCGAGTCGGGGAAGTCGGCGGTCCTGCGGCTGCTGGTCAAGCAGATCACCGAGCGGTACTCGCCCGACCAGGCGAAGATCGTCATGGGTGACTACCGGCGTGCGCACCTGGAGGGCATCCCGGAGTCGCACCTGTCGCGGTACTGCGCCTCGGCGCCCGCCCTGGCGGAGACCATCCAGGGTCTCGCCGGATCGCTGCAGCGGCGTATGCCGGGTCCGGACGTCACTCCGGAGCAGCTGCGGAACCGCAGTTGGTACAACAGCCCGGACGCGTTCGTGATCGTCGACGACTACGACCTGGTGGCGAGCGGTCAGAACCCGCTGTCCCCGCTGCTCGAGTACCTGCCGTTCGCGCGGGACGTGGGCCTGCGTCTGATCATCGCGCGTGCTTCGGGCGGTGCGAGCCGTTCGCTGTACGAGCCGATCATGCAGCGCATGCGTGAGCTGGGCGCCCAGGGCATCGTGCTCTCCGGCGACAAGGCGGAGGGCCAACTGCTCGGCAATGTGGCGCCGCAGCAACTGCCGCCGGGCCGCGGTACGTTCCACACGCGGCGACGGGGCGGGCAGATGGTCCAGACGGGCTGGCTGCCGGCGCGGCACTGA